The nucleotide window GGATTGAATTACCTTAAAGGAGTCAATATTTTCTCCCCGACAAACTACTATATTGCCATCTACAAAAATGTCGATGGCCTTGTACCTTCCAACGCGGTTTACATTAAAGGCTATAAGGTTGGTCAGATTGATAAAATACAGTATGACTTCAGCCGCGATAGCTCTTTTATGGTGTACATGACTATCAATAAAGACTTGAAGCTTCCAAAAGGAACACGGGCTGAATTGGCTGACGAAGGGTTAGTTGGAGGAAAGCAGGTCAATCTGGTTTTGGGGCCAGCTTCCGAAACATACTATCATTCAGGCGATATTATCGAATCTTCAGTTCCGGTTACTTTGATGGAAACTCTGAAAACAGGGATTGTTCCTAATCTGGAAAAAATTGTACCCAAGCTCGATTCTCTTGTTACCAACTTAAATAAGGTAGCATCCGATCCGGCAATCGGTAAAAGTTTGGCTTCTATACAGCGTACTACAGCCAACCTGGATGAAACATCTGCTCAGTTGAAGTCTATGATGCATAAAGATGTTCCTCAGATTATGACCAAGGTCAACAGAATCACCGATAATTTTGCTTCAGTGAGCGATAACTTGCGGAATGCCAACTTTGCAGCTACTATTGCCAGCATCAATCATACACTGGCAAACCTCGAGTCGGCAACCGGTAAACTGAATAGTAAAGATGGAACTTTAGGAATGTTGCTTAATGATAAGACCTTATACGTCAACCTGTCGAATATGACTGGTAGCGCTAATGATCTTATGGTTGACCTGAAGGCTCACCCCAAACGCTATGTCCATTTTTCTGTTTTTGGAAAGAAAGATAAATAAAAACGATTTGACAATGCGATAATTTGACAATGTGCCCATCTCGTGGCAAATTTCATTTTCAAATTTTCAAATCTTCAAATCTTCAAATTGAACAACATGGATTTTCAAACATTAAATCTCAATAAGCCGGCGCCGGTACAACCTGTAGCCGGAACTGCCGAACAAGTACGATGCCTTATCATCGGTTCGGGACCTGCCGGATACACGGCAGCTATTTATGCCGGTCGCGCCAATCTGGCTCCTGTTTTATACGAGGGAATGCAGCCCGGTGGTCAGTTGACAACGACTACTGACGTGGAAAATTTCCCCGGTTATCCTTCCGGAGTGGATGGCAATCAACTGATGGCCGACCTTCGCGAACAGGCTGCTCGCTTTGGAGCTGACCTCCGTTACGGAGCTGCTACGGCAGCCGATCTTTCATCGTCTCCTTACAAAATAACTATTGACGGAGAAAAGCTGATTGAAGCAGAATCGGTGATTATTGCTACAGGTGCATCGGCTAAATATCTTGGCTTACCCGACGAACAAAAATATGCCGGTTCGGGTGTGTCGGCTTGTGCAACCTGCGACGGTTTCTTCTATCGCAAGAAGACGGTAGCTGTAGTAGGTGGTGGCGATACTGCCTGCGAAGAAGCGTTATATCTTTCTCACCTTGCATCAAAAGTGTACCTGATTGTTCGCAAGCCTTTCCTTCGTGCCTCTGTTATCATGCGTGAACGGGTGATGAATGCCCCGAATATTGAAGTGTTGTTCGAGCATGTTACCAAAGGACTGTTTGGCGAAGGCGTGGTACAGGGTGCTACCTTGGTGAAAAAGCCCGGCACAGCCGAAGAGGAAGAGGTTAAGATTGCCATCGACGGTTTTTTCCTTGGCATCGGTCACCAACCGAATACAGGCATTTTCAAAGAGCATCTCGATCTGGATGAAAACGGGTATATCATTACGTTGCCAGACTCTCCCGCTACTAAGATTCCGGGTGTGTTTGCCGCCGGCGATGTGGCCGATCCGGTTTACAAGCAGGCTATCACGGCCGCGGGTAGTGGTTGCAAAGCGGCGATTGAAGCCGAGCGATACCTCTCCTGTAAATAATTTGCGAACGCCGGTTGATTTTCATCCGGCGTTTTTTTATATCTTTGCTCGAACTGTATGCAAAACAAGATGCACGAAATCGGGATGGCGCTGAGTGGTGGTGGTATCAAAGCCATTGCACATTTGGGGGTACTTCAGGCAATGGAAGAACATGGCCTGAAGCCCGGTATTATGG belongs to Paludibacter jiangxiensis and includes:
- the trxB gene encoding thioredoxin-disulfide reductase, with the protein product MDFQTLNLNKPAPVQPVAGTAEQVRCLIIGSGPAGYTAAIYAGRANLAPVLYEGMQPGGQLTTTTDVENFPGYPSGVDGNQLMADLREQAARFGADLRYGAATAADLSSSPYKITIDGEKLIEAESVIIATGASAKYLGLPDEQKYAGSGVSACATCDGFFYRKKTVAVVGGGDTACEEALYLSHLASKVYLIVRKPFLRASVIMRERVMNAPNIEVLFEHVTKGLFGEGVVQGATLVKKPGTAEEEEVKIAIDGFFLGIGHQPNTGIFKEHLDLDENGYIITLPDSPATKIPGVFAAGDVADPVYKQAITAAGSGCKAAIEAERYLSCK
- a CDS encoding MlaD family protein, producing the protein MNKEFLSKSREMRIGLIVIIAIGLLFFGLNYLKGVNIFSPTNYYIAIYKNVDGLVPSNAVYIKGYKVGQIDKIQYDFSRDSSFMVYMTINKDLKLPKGTRAELADEGLVGGKQVNLVLGPASETYYHSGDIIESSVPVTLMETLKTGIVPNLEKIVPKLDSLVTNLNKVASDPAIGKSLASIQRTTANLDETSAQLKSMMHKDVPQIMTKVNRITDNFASVSDNLRNANFAATIASINHTLANLESATGKLNSKDGTLGMLLNDKTLYVNLSNMTGSANDLMVDLKAHPKRYVHFSVFGKKDK